A genome region from Triticum aestivum cultivar Chinese Spring chromosome 2B, IWGSC CS RefSeq v2.1, whole genome shotgun sequence includes the following:
- the LOC123043917 gene encoding uncharacterized protein isoform X2 — MDQIPAKHILKRWTKDARDVLPDHLVHLQKDKINVNFITFRHSNLYTHALEVVRLGDANTWTYECAMEILKKAMDTLTPMASVRDGMGLEDGIHSDKGKDKELIPMHAAESHEDNDAEGTAVGNFIGLKPPERKLKPGRPTTSRDKPPYDDPGAKSKKFKDATNGKAPDGSGTSKRTHFCSICRGAGHKSTTCPQRGDLPRKERKEAKCSNCGVGGHKKNTCNKPKVVLHVVKNATLEQISI; from the coding sequence ATGGATCAGATACCAGCAAAGCACATTCTGAAGCGCTGGACAAAGGATGCAAGGGATGTGTTGCCAGATCATCTGGTGCACCTTCAGAAGGATAAGATTAATGTCAACTTTATAACATTCAGGCACTCAAATTTATACACTCATGCCCTCGAAGTTGTCCGTCTTGGTGATGCCAACACATGGACTTATGAATGTGCAATGGAAATACTGAAGAAAGCAATGGATACACTGACGCCCATGGCCAGCGTCCGCGACGGGATGGGGCTTGAAGACGGAATTCATTCAGATAAGGGGAAAGACAAAGAGCTGATTCCAATGCATGCAGCAGAAAGTCATGAAGACAACGATGCAGAGGGTACTGCGGTTGGAAATTTCATCGGCTTAAAGCCTCCAGAACGAAAACTTAAACCAGGTAGACCTACTACCAGCAGGGACAAGCCTCCATATGATGATCCAGGCGCAAAGAGCAAAAAATTCAAGGATGCAACGAACGGAAAAGCTCCAGATGGTTCTGGTACAAGCAAACGTACTCATTTCTGCAGTATATGCCGTGGAGCTGGGCACAAGAGTACTACATGTCCGCAGAGAGGTGATCTCCCTCGCAAAGAAAGGAAAGAGGCCAAATGTTCAAACTGCGGTGTTGGTGGACACAAGAAGAACACCTGCAACAAACCTAAAGTGGTGCTGCATGTTGTTAAAAATGCAACCTTGGAGCAGATTTCCATCTAG
- the LOC123043917 gene encoding uncharacterized protein isoform X1: MFEKFGEELYEAGQYKIEEVSRWKSYLARRHHPKKHEKWCRVLYKVEVIDDGSSIVSIVCECGNFEHTGLLCCHALNVLGVLGMDQIPAKHILKRWTKDARDVLPDHLVHLQKDKINVNFITFRHSNLYTHALEVVRLGDANTWTYECAMEILKKAMDTLTPMASVRDGMGLEDGIHSDKGKDKELIPMHAAESHEDNDAEGTAVGNFIGLKPPERKLKPGRPTTSRDKPPYDDPGAKSKKFKDATNGKAPDGSGTSKRTHFCSICRGAGHKSTTCPQRGDLPRKERKEAKCSNCGVGGHKKNTCNKPKVVLHVVKNATLEQISI, from the exons ATGTTTGAGAAATTTGGTGAAGAACTATATGAAGCAGGGCAATACAAAATAGAAGAGGTGAGCAGATGGAAATCATATCTAGCGCGACGACACCATCCAAAGAAGCATGAAAAATGGTGCAGAGTACTCTACAAGGTTGAAGTTATTGATGATGGCTCATCAATAGTATCGATAGTGTGCGAGTGTGGTAATTTTGAACACACGGGCTTGCTTTGCTGCCACGCATTAAAT GTCCTCGGTGTCCTCGGAATGGATCAGATACCAGCAAAGCACATTCTGAAGCGCTGGACAAAGGATGCAAGGGATGTGTTGCCAGATCATCTGGTGCACCTTCAGAAGGATAAGATTAATGTCAACTTTATAACATTCAGGCACTCAAATTTATACACTCATGCCCTCGAAGTTGTCCGTCTTGGTGATGCCAACACATGGACTTATGAATGTGCAATGGAAATACTGAAGAAAGCAATGGATACACTGACGCCCATGGCCAGCGTCCGCGACGGGATGGGGCTTGAAGACGGAATTCATTCAGATAAGGGGAAAGACAAAGAGCTGATTCCAATGCATGCAGCAGAAAGTCATGAAGACAACGATGCAGAGGGTACTGCGGTTGGAAATTTCATCGGCTTAAAGCCTCCAGAACGAAAACTTAAACCAGGTAGACCTACTACCAGCAGGGACAAGCCTCCATATGATGATCCAGGCGCAAAGAGCAAAAAATTCAAGGATGCAACGAACGGAAAAGCTCCAGATGGTTCTGGTACAAGCAAACGTACTCATTTCTGCAGTATATGCCGTGGAGCTGGGCACAAGAGTACTACATGTCCGCAGAGAGGTGATCTCCCTCGCAAAGAAAGGAAAGAGGCCAAATGTTCAAACTGCGGTGTTGGTGGACACAAGAAGAACACCTGCAACAAACCTAAAGTGGTGCTGCATGTTGTTAAAAATGCAACCTTGGAGCAGATTTCCATCTAG